The following coding sequences are from one Paenibacillus sp. JDR-2 window:
- a CDS encoding DNA-directed RNA polymerase subunit beta — translation MTDERAVLTRSAPKNQEKSPVEERSKAVGGDHSEKKQRSTGARIAFWILRKSMVPVIMVIMLITGLYVGYAVVGKQPGSDVFHWETWQHMYDLVFSDS, via the coding sequence ATGACGGATGAACGGGCGGTTCTGACGCGGAGCGCGCCGAAAAATCAGGAGAAGTCGCCAGTCGAGGAAAGAAGCAAAGCGGTGGGCGGCGACCATTCCGAGAAAAAGCAGCGTTCCACAGGTGCGCGAATCGCATTTTGGATTTTGCGCAAAAGTATGGTGCCGGTCATCATGGTCATTATGCTCATCACCGGTCTGTATGTCGGGTATGCGGTTGTAGGCAAGCAGCCGGGCAGCGATGTATTCCATTGGGAGACCTGGCAGCATATGTATGATTTAGTTTTCTCCGATTCGTAG
- a CDS encoding flagellar hook-basal body protein — MLRGLYTAAAGMTAQQRRHDTITNNITNINTPGYKQTYAVTRSFPEMLLSLTGVDQKDEKQIGKVSTGVFAEESLAIHLQGDLMQTGKSSDFALVSNIDVPGMAFDASGKYVSPDGDVTFQPQAFFTLQDKNGEIRYTRGGSFTLTSDGFLVAGDGSNVLGADGNPIQFPQGVSLDGLTLTADQRFVDAKTGADSGRQLLLTRIDNPNELAREGDGKFRLAGDAQDARPVVAGERVEVRQGYVERSNVDAAQSSVDLMAALRAYEANQKVIQFYDESLDKAVNQVGRV; from the coding sequence ATGTTAAGAGGTCTTTATACGGCTGCGGCGGGTATGACCGCGCAGCAGCGCAGACATGATACGATAACGAATAATATTACCAATATTAATACGCCTGGTTATAAGCAGACCTATGCGGTAACCCGTTCTTTTCCGGAGATGCTGCTGTCGCTGACGGGAGTAGACCAGAAAGACGAGAAGCAGATTGGCAAGGTCAGCACCGGTGTGTTTGCTGAAGAAAGCCTTGCGATTCATCTGCAGGGCGACCTGATGCAGACGGGCAAATCATCGGATTTTGCCCTTGTCTCCAATATCGATGTGCCGGGAATGGCTTTTGATGCATCAGGCAAGTACGTGTCGCCGGACGGCGATGTGACGTTCCAGCCTCAAGCCTTTTTTACGCTGCAGGACAAGAACGGCGAGATCCGCTATACGCGCGGAGGCTCCTTTACCTTGACGTCGGATGGCTTCTTGGTAGCCGGTGACGGATCGAATGTGCTCGGGGCGGACGGCAACCCGATTCAGTTTCCTCAGGGAGTCAGCCTTGACGGCCTGACCTTGACGGCGGACCAACGTTTTGTTGATGCAAAGACCGGTGCGGATTCAGGAAGACAGCTTTTGCTTACCCGGATCGATAATCCTAACGAGCTGGCCCGCGAAGGGGACGGGAAATTCCGTCTGGCCGGCGATGCCCAGGATGCCCGCCCTGTTGTCGCAGGTGAACGCGTTGAGGTGCGTCAGGGTTACGTAGAGCGCTCCAATGTTGACGCCGCGCAATCCTCGGTAGATTTGATGGCCGCGCTGCGCGCTTATGAAGCGAATCAGAAGGTTATCCAATTCTACGATGAAAGCTTGGATAAAGCGGTGAATCAAGTGGGCCGGGTATAG
- a CDS encoding phospho-sugar mutase has protein sequence MNQNEKAVERYQAWLNDTLIDEATKEELRSIEGQEKEITDRFYRDLEFGTGGLRGVMGAGTNRLNAYTVGKATQGLANWVLSRVEGQPSAVIAHDSRNNSPEFALDSALVLAANGVKTYLFPSLRPTPQLSYAVRALGCSTGIVITASHNPPEYNGYKAYGADGCQLIPEDAEQVIASIGQVTGFDQVKRMSREDAEAQGLLVWLDAEADEQYTDTVVAQSLNKELLQSGLGEKFKVVFTPLHGSGNLPVREVLRKAGFSNVHIVAEQEAPDGYFSTVKSPNPEEREAFTLAMKLAQEINADIIMGTDPDADRMGAVVKNNNGEYVVLTGNQSGALMIEYVLSQLKERGQLPANGVVIKTIVTSEMGADIARSYGAAVENTLTGFKYIGEKMTAYEQTGEHAFLFGYEESYGYLTGDYARDKDAVVASLLICEAAAYYSSQGKTLYDVLLELYAKHGFYLEGLESRTLKGLDGVQQIAGIMNDWRNNPPAEINGVKVEKVLDYLGGLDGLRPENVLKYMLADGSWFCLRPSGTEPKIKVYFAVRGESTEHAAELLGNLRGAVMERVDSKA, from the coding sequence ATGAATCAAAATGAAAAAGCAGTTGAACGTTACCAGGCTTGGCTGAATGATACGCTTATCGACGAGGCTACAAAGGAAGAGCTTCGCAGCATTGAAGGACAAGAGAAGGAAATTACGGACCGTTTCTACCGCGATCTTGAGTTTGGGACAGGCGGTCTTCGCGGCGTCATGGGCGCAGGCACAAACCGTCTGAATGCTTATACCGTAGGCAAAGCTACGCAAGGTCTCGCGAACTGGGTGCTTTCCCGAGTGGAGGGACAACCATCCGCTGTAATCGCTCACGACTCGCGTAACAACTCGCCCGAATTTGCGCTTGACTCCGCTCTGGTGCTTGCCGCAAATGGCGTAAAAACCTATCTGTTCCCTTCGCTGCGCCCAACGCCTCAGCTGTCTTATGCGGTACGCGCGCTTGGCTGCTCGACGGGTATCGTCATTACGGCGAGCCACAACCCGCCGGAATATAACGGTTATAAAGCTTACGGCGCTGACGGCTGCCAGCTGATCCCTGAAGACGCAGAGCAAGTTATTGCTTCTATCGGCCAGGTGACCGGTTTTGATCAAGTGAAAAGAATGAGCCGCGAGGACGCGGAAGCACAAGGCCTTCTTGTATGGCTTGATGCGGAAGCAGACGAGCAATACACGGATACCGTTGTTGCGCAAAGCTTGAATAAAGAGCTGCTGCAAAGCGGCCTTGGCGAGAAATTTAAAGTAGTCTTTACGCCGCTTCATGGTTCCGGCAACCTGCCTGTCCGCGAAGTGCTGCGCAAAGCGGGCTTCAGCAATGTTCACATCGTAGCCGAGCAGGAGGCGCCTGACGGTTACTTCAGCACGGTCAAATCGCCGAATCCGGAAGAGCGCGAAGCTTTTACGCTTGCGATGAAGCTTGCTCAAGAGATTAATGCCGACATTATTATGGGTACGGACCCGGATGCCGACCGCATGGGTGCGGTTGTTAAAAACAACAATGGCGAATATGTCGTCCTGACCGGCAATCAGTCGGGCGCCTTGATGATCGAATATGTGCTCAGTCAATTGAAGGAGCGCGGCCAGCTGCCGGCTAACGGCGTCGTTATCAAAACGATCGTTACCAGCGAGATGGGGGCCGATATCGCTCGTTCCTATGGCGCAGCCGTAGAGAATACATTGACTGGCTTCAAATATATTGGCGAGAAAATGACGGCTTACGAGCAAACAGGCGAGCATGCTTTCCTGTTCGGTTATGAAGAAAGCTACGGTTATTTGACTGGCGATTATGCCCGCGACAAAGATGCGGTTGTGGCTTCGTTATTGATTTGCGAAGCGGCGGCATACTATAGCAGTCAAGGAAAAACGTTGTATGACGTTCTTCTTGAGCTGTATGCGAAGCATGGCTTCTACCTCGAAGGCCTTGAGTCGCGTACGCTGAAGGGTCTTGACGGCGTGCAGCAGATTGCCGGCATTATGAATGACTGGCGCAACAATCCGCCTGCCGAGATCAACGGCGTGAAGGTGGAGAAAGTGCTTGATTACCTTGGCGGACTTGACGGGCTTCGTCCGGAGAACGTACTGAAATACATGCTCGCCGACGGATCGTGGTTCTGCCTGCGTCCATCCGGTACGGAGCCTAAGATTAAAGTGTATTTCGCCGTTCGCGGGGAGTCCACGGAGCATGCAGCCGAGCTGCTTGGAAATCTCCGCGGCGCCGTAATGGAACGCGTAGACAGCAAAGCTTAA
- the csaB gene encoding polysaccharide pyruvyl transferase CsaB translates to MVTGTDKKNYRIVISGYYGFRNSGDEAVLRSILLALAEQGEANGVQIQPVVLSADPAWTSRMYGVEAVRRMHPKDVLNALRASDGLISGGGSLLQDATGAKTIPYYTGIIKLAQWLGKPTFIYSQGIGPVNRRWMDPLIRSSMRKSAYVSVRDAESAELLKRIGVAAGRIEVVPDPVMGLPLPAGAAAGRAAAAAGEAAAVPVLGVSLRHWRKDGEDLGRAADALAELASRRPVRLRFLPFHTPDDAEASKLVMERLGGRLAGGSSAELAAPGDDPQQMLLEVSRCDALFGMRLHALIYAANQMVPMLGLSYDPKIDQFLHRLGLTPVGTTEQLDPIAFADSAQRLLDDANGWKEKHREAIERLRQQSQQPAQQIAQLLRHTISR, encoded by the coding sequence ATGGTCACCGGGACTGATAAAAAAAATTACCGAATAGTGATCTCCGGCTACTACGGTTTTCGCAACAGCGGCGACGAAGCGGTACTCCGCTCGATCCTGCTCGCGTTAGCCGAGCAGGGCGAGGCTAACGGTGTTCAAATTCAGCCGGTCGTGCTGTCGGCCGACCCGGCTTGGACGAGCCGCATGTACGGCGTGGAAGCCGTCCGGAGGATGCATCCGAAGGACGTGCTGAATGCGCTCCGTGCAAGCGACGGGCTGATCAGCGGCGGCGGAAGCCTGCTGCAGGATGCTACGGGAGCGAAGACGATTCCGTATTACACAGGAATCATCAAGCTTGCCCAGTGGCTTGGCAAGCCGACGTTTATTTATTCGCAAGGGATCGGGCCGGTGAACCGGCGCTGGATGGATCCGCTCATCCGCTCGAGTATGCGGAAGAGCGCGTACGTGTCGGTGCGGGACGCCGAATCCGCTGAGCTATTGAAGCGGATTGGCGTTGCGGCTGGCCGGATCGAGGTTGTACCCGATCCGGTAATGGGGCTGCCGCTGCCGGCTGGCGCGGCAGCGGGGCGGGCTGCAGCCGCCGCAGGCGAAGCCGCGGCTGTGCCCGTGCTGGGCGTGTCCTTGCGGCATTGGCGCAAGGACGGCGAGGATCTTGGCCGCGCGGCAGACGCGCTGGCCGAGCTTGCCAGCCGCCGCCCGGTGCGGCTGAGGTTCTTACCGTTCCATACCCCTGACGATGCGGAAGCATCGAAGCTGGTTATGGAACGGCTCGGCGGCAGGCTGGCCGGCGGAAGCTCGGCTGAGCTTGCCGCCCCTGGCGACGACCCCCAGCAAATGCTGCTGGAGGTAAGCCGCTGCGATGCGCTGTTTGGCATGCGCCTTCACGCGCTCATCTACGCGGCGAACCAAATGGTTCCGATGCTTGGCTTATCGTACGATCCGAAGATCGATCAGTTCCTTCACCGTCTCGGTCTAACGCCGGTCGGCACGACTGAACAGCTTGATCCAATCGCTTTCGCGGACAGCGCCCAGCGGCTGCTGGACGACGCAAACGGCTGGAAAGAGAAGCATCGCGAAGCGATCGAACGATTAAGACAACAATCGCAGCAGCCAGCGCAACAAATTGCGCAGTTATTGCGTCATACCATATCGAGGTGA
- a CDS encoding CDP-alcohol phosphatidyltransferase family protein translates to MNLPNFLTSLRFAMIPVYVAIFAQGHMIYAFLVVVAAGLTDILDGYIARRTGQVTTAGQMLDPLADKLMFISVILSLLLAGHISWAAAAAIFLRDFGMIAGGMIFHFKGKKTVPANWMGKLTTVLFYIGIMFVFLEAPFADSYLWAVIAFSFLTAIVYIILFQALNKPGSGQNKTIGPGQ, encoded by the coding sequence TTGAATCTGCCGAATTTTTTAACGTCGCTGCGTTTTGCAATGATCCCCGTCTATGTCGCGATATTTGCGCAGGGACACATGATTTACGCCTTTCTGGTTGTCGTGGCAGCAGGCCTCACGGATATACTCGACGGGTATATTGCCCGGCGCACAGGGCAGGTAACGACAGCCGGTCAGATGCTCGATCCGCTCGCAGACAAGCTGATGTTCATTTCCGTCATTTTATCGCTACTCCTTGCCGGCCACATTTCGTGGGCAGCGGCTGCAGCGATCTTTTTGCGCGATTTTGGAATGATAGCCGGAGGCATGATTTTTCACTTTAAAGGGAAAAAGACCGTGCCGGCGAATTGGATGGGCAAACTGACAACGGTGCTGTTTTATATCGGCATCATGTTTGTATTTCTTGAAGCGCCGTTTGCCGATTCGTACTTGTGGGCAGTCATTGCCTTCTCGTTTCTGACGGCAATTGTGTACATTATTTTGTTCCAGGCGCTGAACAAGCCGGGCTCCGGACAGAACAAGACCATTGGGCCGGGGCAATAG
- a CDS encoding flagellar hook-basal body protein, with the protein MNSSMINASVSMNALQQKLDMLADNIANVNTVGYKRKEATFEDLLNNTRKQPDAFNQPGRLTSLNFNQGWGSRLAMIQPNLQQGTIKTTEKDTDLAIEGDALFEVAVNANGDRAYTRNGALQLTVAANGDTILATPEGYPVVANTPAGEGPLVVPSGYQLRVNADGTAEGVATDGSTIELGSIKLVQATRPAALTLVADNLYEIADGINVADVLQNVTPNGENGIALRQGALEQSNVNLGDEMTELINVQRAYQMAARALTSSDTMMGLANSLRK; encoded by the coding sequence ATGAACAGCTCGATGATTAATGCCAGCGTATCGATGAATGCTCTTCAGCAAAAATTGGACATGCTGGCGGATAATATTGCGAATGTGAATACGGTAGGCTATAAACGTAAGGAAGCTACCTTCGAAGATTTGCTCAATAATACAAGGAAGCAGCCGGACGCGTTCAATCAGCCCGGAAGATTGACTTCCCTGAATTTCAATCAAGGCTGGGGCTCGAGGCTTGCGATGATTCAGCCGAATCTGCAGCAGGGGACGATCAAAACGACGGAAAAGGATACCGACCTTGCGATTGAAGGCGACGCGTTGTTCGAGGTTGCCGTTAACGCAAACGGGGACCGCGCTTATACCCGCAATGGCGCGCTGCAGTTGACGGTTGCGGCAAACGGTGATACGATTTTGGCAACGCCGGAAGGATATCCGGTTGTTGCGAATACGCCGGCAGGCGAGGGACCTCTTGTCGTGCCAAGCGGTTATCAGCTTCGGGTTAATGCGGACGGTACGGCGGAAGGCGTGGCTACTGACGGAAGCACGATTGAGCTTGGCTCCATCAAGCTTGTTCAAGCAACCCGTCCCGCAGCCTTAACGCTGGTTGCCGACAATTTGTATGAAATAGCCGATGGCATTAACGTTGCAGACGTGCTGCAGAACGTAACGCCAAACGGCGAGAATGGCATAGCGCTTCGTCAAGGCGCCCTAGAGCAATCGAATGTTAACCTGGGTGACGAGATGACGGAGCTTATTAATGTGCAGCGAGCTTACCAGATGGCCGCAAGAGCTTTAACGTCCAGCGACACCATGATGGGGTTAGCCAACAGCCTGCGCAAATAG
- the spoIIID gene encoding sporulation transcriptional regulator SpoIIID, translating into MHDYIKERTIKIGRCIVETKHTVRTIAKEFGVSKSTVHKDLTERLPEINPDLADQVKHILEYHKSIRHLRGGEATKIKYKKTSTKKREVIAAGKS; encoded by the coding sequence GTGCATGATTACATCAAAGAACGAACCATTAAAATAGGTCGCTGCATCGTTGAAACCAAACATACGGTGCGTACGATCGCTAAAGAGTTCGGCGTTTCCAAAAGTACGGTTCATAAGGATTTGACCGAGCGTTTGCCGGAAATCAACCCCGACCTGGCGGACCAGGTGAAGCACATTCTCGAGTACCACAAGTCGATCCGTCATCTGAGGGGAGGGGAAGCTACAAAGATCAAATACAAGAAGACCAGCACGAAGAAACGGGAAGTTATCGCAGCTGGCAAAAGTTAA
- the fabZ gene encoding 3-hydroxyacyl-ACP dehydratase FabZ, translating to MLDINQIQEIIPHRPPFLLVDRITEVEPGVRAVGIKNVTMNEPHFVGHFPGYPVMPGVLIVEALAQVGSVAMLMVEANRGKLGFFAGIDGFRFRGQVKPGDTLELEVEITRLKGPIGKGKATAKVDGQVVAEGELMFALSER from the coding sequence ATGCTCGATATTAACCAAATCCAAGAAATTATTCCGCATCGCCCGCCATTTCTGCTCGTGGACCGCATTACAGAGGTAGAGCCGGGCGTCCGCGCCGTAGGCATCAAAAACGTAACGATGAACGAACCTCACTTTGTAGGGCACTTCCCCGGATATCCGGTTATGCCGGGTGTACTAATCGTTGAGGCGCTCGCGCAAGTAGGTTCCGTTGCCATGCTGATGGTTGAAGCGAACCGCGGCAAGCTCGGCTTCTTCGCCGGCATCGACGGCTTCCGTTTCCGCGGTCAGGTAAAACCGGGCGACACGCTTGAGCTGGAAGTGGAAATTACCCGTCTTAAAGGGCCTATCGGCAAAGGGAAAGCGACAGCAAAAGTTGACGGACAAGTGGTTGCGGAAGGCGAGCTTATGTTTGCATTGTCGGAACGCTAG
- a CDS encoding DUF5693 family protein encodes MLQRWQQWNRKAILWLWVIAIIGAIAAMPIGMNRMNMEASSKSVEYVFDYRDLVEISEYQTRPQQFIDEQLDKMKGAGITTMSLYESSLKELSQAGRLKYYSSKDIALLQSKLEPVGQNFTYILFSGPEEEEKVGPIVRQAMDHAGATYRPWSFDGRNGLVVELPLQSVLLQPMDFDPITLQTLHDKGFHILARFSDRVLPYDEAATDTQLARLKEVGVTRVLFDGATVKGYKDQVELHSLNSFADLLNKYGMGIATIENLKKPQAGINKLAYITNYNIVRLYSLSAEDAIGKSPEVLTDRFLLAAKDRNIRMFFLNAGVQTSLEKSAVVSGLDNLYITMKGKDGLVQRLTDAGFSPNLAQPFDVKHPSYIKPLKMVVAAGAVALIALLVNVFIPGTLIPLYLIGLVGAAGLFQINSPLAEQALALGAGISAPTLALVWVMNRVYSRTEGSLRTVGGAAWNGRAGAPGEGKWIFEGLTVGRRLGLAVIWFIVTALISLMAVPFVFGLLNNITYSMVLQQFRGVSLLHLAPIGLTAIYVLLYTGNSPVRRIRKFANMPITVFMVVAFVVIAVVGMYYLSRTGNEGSASSLELTFRNWLEQTFGVRPRSKEFLLAHPLLLAGLFLALRYRAAWVFIIVGSIGQLSMVDTFAHIHTPLYISIIRVFLGLGLGAIIGLIVIGVWQVVEGVWRKWSPGLIKKITE; translated from the coding sequence GTGCTTCAACGTTGGCAGCAATGGAACCGCAAAGCGATACTCTGGCTGTGGGTTATTGCAATTATTGGCGCAATCGCCGCAATGCCGATCGGTATGAATCGAATGAATATGGAAGCATCCTCGAAATCCGTGGAATATGTATTCGATTATCGCGATCTGGTTGAAATCTCGGAATACCAGACGCGGCCGCAGCAGTTTATCGACGAGCAGCTGGACAAAATGAAAGGCGCCGGCATTACGACGATGTCTCTGTACGAAAGCTCCCTGAAGGAGCTTTCCCAGGCCGGGCGCCTGAAATATTACAGCTCGAAGGATATCGCTCTGCTTCAAAGCAAGCTGGAGCCGGTAGGGCAGAACTTTACTTACATTCTGTTCAGCGGTCCGGAAGAGGAAGAGAAAGTTGGACCAATCGTCCGTCAGGCGATGGATCATGCCGGTGCAACGTACCGTCCTTGGTCCTTTGACGGCCGCAACGGACTTGTCGTTGAATTGCCGCTGCAGTCCGTGCTGCTGCAGCCGATGGATTTCGACCCGATTACGCTTCAGACCCTGCACGACAAAGGTTTTCATATCCTGGCCCGTTTCTCGGACCGCGTGCTGCCTTACGATGAGGCCGCAACGGATACGCAGCTGGCCCGTCTGAAGGAAGTTGGCGTAACGCGCGTATTGTTTGACGGTGCTACGGTGAAGGGCTACAAGGATCAAGTCGAGCTTCACAGCCTTAATTCGTTCGCTGATTTGCTCAACAAATACGGTATGGGTATCGCAACGATCGAGAACTTGAAAAAACCTCAAGCCGGCATAAATAAATTAGCATATATTACAAATTATAATATCGTACGCTTGTATTCCCTGTCGGCTGAGGATGCTATCGGCAAATCGCCGGAGGTGCTCACCGACCGCTTCCTGCTTGCTGCGAAGGACCGCAACATCCGGATGTTCTTCCTGAATGCCGGCGTGCAGACAAGCCTGGAGAAGTCGGCCGTCGTAAGCGGTCTGGATAATCTCTATATCACGATGAAGGGCAAAGACGGCCTGGTTCAGCGTTTGACCGATGCCGGCTTCTCTCCGAATCTGGCACAGCCGTTTGACGTGAAGCATCCGTCTTATATCAAGCCGCTTAAGATGGTTGTAGCTGCAGGCGCCGTTGCTCTGATCGCCCTGCTCGTTAACGTATTCATCCCAGGTACGCTGATTCCGCTTTATTTGATCGGTCTAGTTGGGGCTGCAGGTCTGTTCCAGATTAACAGTCCGCTTGCCGAGCAGGCGCTGGCGCTTGGAGCCGGCATCAGTGCTCCTACCCTTGCGCTTGTCTGGGTTATGAATCGCGTCTATTCCCGTACCGAGGGCAGCCTCCGCACGGTGGGCGGGGCCGCCTGGAATGGACGAGCCGGCGCTCCTGGCGAAGGCAAATGGATATTCGAAGGCTTGACGGTAGGTCGTCGCCTTGGCCTTGCGGTGATCTGGTTTATCGTAACCGCGCTGATCTCGCTGATGGCGGTGCCATTTGTCTTTGGTCTTCTGAACAATATTACGTACAGCATGGTGCTGCAGCAGTTCCGCGGCGTCAGCCTTCTTCATTTGGCGCCTATCGGCTTAACGGCGATTTACGTGCTGCTCTATACCGGCAATTCTCCGGTACGCCGTATCCGCAAATTTGCTAATATGCCGATTACCGTGTTTATGGTTGTGGCCTTTGTGGTAATTGCCGTAGTAGGTATGTACTATCTGTCGCGGACAGGCAACGAAGGCTCGGCTTCTTCGCTGGAGCTGACGTTCCGTAACTGGCTGGAGCAGACGTTCGGCGTTCGCCCGCGAAGCAAGGAGTTCCTCTTGGCGCATCCGCTGCTCTTGGCGGGTCTGTTCCTTGCGCTTCGTTACCGCGCAGCGTGGGTGTTCATTATTGTAGGCTCGATCGGACAGCTGTCGATGGTCGATACGTTCGCTCACATTCATACGCCGCTGTACATTTCGATTATCCGCGTATTCCTCGGTCTTGGCCTTGGCGCGATTATCGGCCTGATCGTGATTGGCGTGTGGCAAGTGGTGGAAGGGGTTTGGCGTAAATGGTCACCGGGACTGATAAAAAAAATTACCGAATAG
- a CDS encoding M23 family metallopeptidase, giving the protein MNENQNKPKQESPKNVLGEVSAAKSSNGFKKLLSKKWVTPAAFMAAAAIIVALMWIYQGSDNTKETSATTSENTETVAGSDAAKPDDQALQAERKGEKLEWPVVNKDNLDEVLPYYDVNATSDEKAKAVIQIGDNTLAPHTGVDFADPSDQPFDVLAALSGKVTRVEKHPTNGNVVEISHGDGLVTVYQSLSDIQVAVGDDVKQGTKIAVAGRNDLEKDLGVHLHFSVQENGKSVNPASVVGQSLAQEKK; this is encoded by the coding sequence ATGAATGAAAATCAAAACAAACCTAAGCAAGAATCTCCTAAAAACGTACTAGGAGAAGTATCTGCCGCTAAGTCTAGCAATGGCTTTAAAAAACTGCTGTCGAAGAAATGGGTAACCCCGGCAGCGTTTATGGCAGCCGCGGCAATCATCGTAGCCTTAATGTGGATCTACCAGGGTTCGGACAACACCAAAGAAACTTCAGCTACGACTTCCGAAAACACGGAGACCGTTGCAGGCAGCGATGCTGCAAAGCCGGATGACCAAGCGCTCCAAGCGGAAAGAAAAGGCGAGAAATTGGAATGGCCGGTAGTAAACAAAGACAATCTGGATGAAGTGCTCCCTTACTATGATGTAAACGCAACGAGCGACGAGAAAGCGAAAGCCGTTATCCAAATCGGCGATAACACGCTTGCTCCTCACACCGGCGTAGACTTTGCGGATCCAAGCGATCAACCGTTTGACGTACTCGCTGCTCTCTCCGGTAAAGTAACCCGCGTTGAGAAGCATCCTACAAACGGTAACGTTGTAGAGATCAGCCACGGCGACGGTCTCGTAACGGTATATCAAAGCCTTAGCGACATCCAAGTAGCCGTAGGCGACGATGTGAAGCAAGGAACGAAAATCGCAGTAGCGGGCCGCAATGATCTCGAGAAGGATCTCGGCGTTCACCTTCACTTCAGCGTGCAGGAGAACGGCAAGTCGGTTAACCCGGCTTCCGTCGTTGGGCAATCGCTTGCTCAAGAAAAAAAATAG
- the mreB gene encoding rod shape-determining protein MreB, whose translation MLSKDIGIDLGTANVSIHVKGKGVVLDEPSVVAIESDSKRVLAVGEEAHRMVGRTPGNIVAIRPLRDGVIADFEITEIMLKAFIDRVEGRKWFSRPRILICAPTNITSVEQKAIREAAERSGAKEVFLEEEPKAAAIGAGMDIFQPSGNMVVDIGGGTTDVAVLSMGDVVTSSSIKVAGDKFDAAIMKYIKDKYRLLIGERTSEDIKIKIGTVYEDGRHDEIDIRGRDMVSGLPLTITIRSAEVREALWDPVMSIVAAAKMVLERTPPELSSDIIDRGVILTGGGALLDGLDALLADELKVPVLIAEDPMHCVVKGTGILLDNLDKLGKKSRA comes from the coding sequence ATGCTTAGCAAGGATATCGGTATTGATTTGGGTACAGCAAATGTATCCATTCACGTAAAAGGGAAGGGCGTTGTTCTCGACGAACCTTCGGTAGTCGCGATTGAAAGCGATTCGAAACGGGTGCTCGCCGTTGGCGAAGAAGCGCACCGCATGGTTGGGCGTACTCCCGGCAACATCGTTGCCATCCGTCCGCTTCGCGACGGCGTTATTGCCGATTTCGAAATTACGGAAATTATGCTTAAGGCTTTTATTGACCGTGTTGAAGGCCGCAAATGGTTCAGCCGTCCGCGTATTCTGATCTGCGCTCCTACCAATATTACGTCGGTAGAGCAGAAAGCGATCCGCGAAGCGGCTGAACGGAGCGGCGCGAAGGAAGTATTTCTGGAGGAAGAGCCAAAAGCTGCCGCTATCGGGGCTGGAATGGACATATTCCAGCCTAGCGGCAACATGGTCGTAGACATTGGCGGCGGTACTACCGACGTGGCGGTTCTGTCGATGGGCGATGTCGTGACCTCATCCTCGATCAAAGTCGCGGGGGACAAGTTCGACGCAGCGATTATGAAGTATATCAAGGATAAGTACCGTCTTCTGATCGGTGAGCGGACAAGCGAAGATATCAAGATCAAGATCGGTACGGTGTACGAGGATGGACGGCATGACGAGATCGATATTCGCGGACGCGATATGGTGTCCGGTCTGCCGCTGACGATTACCATTCGTTCAGCCGAAGTGCGCGAAGCATTGTGGGATCCGGTGATGTCTATTGTTGCTGCGGCAAAAATGGTGCTGGAGCGCACACCGCCCGAATTGTCGTCCGATATTATCGACCGCGGCGTCATTCTGACCGGCGGCGGCGCGCTGCTGGACGGGCTGGATGCTCTGCTTGCGGACGAGCTTAAGGTTCCTGTTCTTATCGCGGAGGACCCGATGCATTGCGTCGTGAAGGGGACAGGCATCCTTCTTGATAACTTGGACAAGCTCGGCAAAAAAAGCCGGGCCTAA